The Chrysemys picta bellii isolate R12L10 chromosome 5, ASM1138683v2, whole genome shotgun sequence genome includes a window with the following:
- the LOC135983565 gene encoding myb/SANT-like DNA-binding domain-containing protein 2 codes for MQSSPAVMAVQSGNRKRAPAWTDREVLDLIAVWGDESVLSELRSKRRNAKIYEKISKDMAERGYSRDATQCRVKIKELRQGYQKTKEANGRSGSHPQTSRFYEALHSILGAAATTTPPVTVDSEDGILSTAGSSDMLGDGEDEEGDEEGEAVGSSHNADFPDSQDLFITLTEIPYEASPSRYPGHRIW; via the coding sequence atgcagagctctccagcagtgatggccgtgcagtctgggaatagaaagagagccccagcatggactgatcgtgaagtcttggatctcatcgctgtgtggggcgatgagtccgtgctttccgagctgcgatccaaaagaaggaatgcaaagatctatgagaagatctctaaagacatggcagagagaggatacagccgggatgcaacgcagtgccgcgtgaaaatcaaggagctgagacaaggctaccagaagaccaaagaggcaaacggacgctccggatcccatccccagacatcccgtttctacgaggcactgcattccatcctcggtgctgccgccaccactaccccaccagtgaccgtggactctgaggatgggatactgtccacggccggttcctcggacatgttaggggacggggaagatgaggaaggagatgaggagggcgaggcagtcggcagctctcacaacgctgatttccccgacagccaggatctcttcatcacccttacagagatcccctacgaagcgtcccccagccgttaccccggacacagaatctggtga